A window of Candidatus Methylomirabilota bacterium contains these coding sequences:
- a CDS encoding amidohydrolase family protein, with protein sequence KLMATGGMFTPTANPRTVQYPVETLTAAVREAERLGLPVAAHTLSAAGIRDCVEAGIHHLIHARWYSADPAKGLEYDPALADRITRSGLWVDITLGHMLLGRLAQEAGAPPPSTHWAVQATPVPLEDHLETARDMRARGIRFTTGLDMGMPHARFDGSAANARAFGAWLQYSPWEAIRASTADSAEALGLGDAVGALRPGLIADLLAVAGDPARDLATLGTAVDVIRAGRPVKLGGRALI encoded by the coding sequence CAAGCTGATGGCCACCGGCGGGATGTTCACCCCGACCGCCAACCCTCGCACCGTCCAGTACCCCGTGGAGACGCTCACGGCCGCCGTGCGCGAAGCCGAACGGCTGGGGCTTCCGGTGGCGGCCCACACCCTGTCGGCGGCAGGCATCCGGGACTGCGTCGAGGCCGGCATCCATCACCTGATCCACGCCCGCTGGTACAGCGCCGATCCCGCGAAGGGCCTCGAATACGACCCCGCGCTGGCCGACCGGATCACCCGGAGCGGCCTCTGGGTCGACATCACGCTGGGCCACATGCTGCTCGGGCGCCTGGCGCAGGAGGCCGGGGCTCCGCCGCCCTCCACCCACTGGGCGGTGCAGGCGACCCCGGTGCCACTCGAGGACCACCTCGAGACGGCCCGCGACATGCGGGCGCGGGGCATCCGGTTCACCACCGGGTTGGACATGGGGATGCCCCACGCCCGCTTCGACGGCTCGGCGGCGAACGCGCGGGCCTTCGGAGCGTGGCTTCAGTACTCGCCCTGGGAGGCGATCCGGGCGTCGACGGCCGACTCGGCGGAGGCCCTCGGCCTCGGCGACGCGGTCGGGGCCCTGCGTCCGGGTCTGATCGCCGATCTGCTCGCGGTAGCGGGCGACCCCGCCCGCGACCTGGCCACGCTCGGGACGGCCGTCGACGTGATCCGGGCCGGGCGCCCGGTCAAGCTGGGCGGTCGCGCCCTCATCTAA
- a CDS encoding YbaK/EbsC family protein: MTEASDPEQATLAALERLGLPYELIPIDPQFADTAAFCERYGYPADHAGNTIIVASKKEPKVYAACVVTATTRLDVNHAVRDLLGISKLSFASAEETRQVTGMAIGGVTVFGLPGELPLLVDARVMALDYVILGSGGRHGKIKIAPEVFRRFPHARIVPNLAVERGPEAVR; this comes from the coding sequence CGCTGGCCGCCCTCGAACGGCTCGGCCTGCCGTACGAGCTGATTCCGATCGACCCCCAGTTCGCCGACACGGCGGCCTTCTGCGAGCGCTACGGCTATCCAGCCGACCACGCGGGCAACACGATCATCGTGGCCTCCAAGAAGGAGCCGAAGGTCTACGCGGCCTGCGTCGTCACGGCCACCACCCGCCTGGACGTGAATCATGCCGTTCGCGACCTGCTCGGCATCTCCAAGCTCTCCTTCGCCTCCGCCGAGGAGACGCGGCAGGTGACCGGCATGGCGATCGGCGGCGTCACGGTGTTCGGGCTGCCGGGAGAGCTGCCGCTCCTGGTGGACGCGCGTGTGATGGCGCTCGACTACGTCATCCTCGGCTCGGGCGGTCGCCACGGCAAGATCAAGATCGCCCCCGAGGTGTTCCGCCGATTCCCCCACGCCCGTATCGTGCCGAACCTCGCGGTCGAGCGCGGTCCCGAGGCCGTTAGATGA